In Lacrimispora indolis DSM 755, a genomic segment contains:
- the argC gene encoding N-acetyl-gamma-glutamyl-phosphate reductase, translating to MIKAGIIGSTGYAGGELARLLLQRDDVEILWYGSKSYVDQKYASIYQNMFQIVDDSCLDDNMEALAEMADVIFTATPQGYCASLMNENILKKTKVIDLSADYRIKDVAIYEEWYKMEHKTPQFIKEAVYGLPEINREKIKNARLIANPGCYPTCSTLSIYPLVKEGLIDPGTIIIDAKSGTSGAGRGAKVDNLYCEVNENIKAYGVGVHRHTPEIEEQLSYGAGRPVTISFTPHLVPMNRGILITAYGTLARSVSYEEVKAVYDKYYENEYFVRVLEKDVVPQTKWVEGSNFVDVNFKIDPRTNRVVMMGSMDNLVKGAAGQAVQNMNILFGLPENKGLKLIPMFP from the coding sequence ATGATTAAGGCTGGAATAATAGGATCAACCGGATATGCAGGCGGCGAGCTTGCAAGGCTTTTGCTTCAGAGAGATGATGTGGAGATCCTGTGGTACGGATCCAAAAGCTATGTGGATCAAAAATACGCTTCTATTTATCAAAACATGTTTCAGATCGTTGATGATTCCTGCCTGGATGATAATATGGAAGCCTTGGCAGAAATGGCAGATGTGATTTTTACGGCAACGCCCCAGGGTTATTGCGCTTCCCTTATGAATGAGAATATATTAAAGAAAACAAAGGTCATTGACTTAAGCGCCGATTACCGGATCAAGGATGTGGCAATCTATGAAGAATGGTATAAAATGGAGCACAAGACCCCCCAGTTTATAAAGGAAGCGGTTTATGGTCTTCCGGAAATCAACCGGGAAAAGATCAAAAATGCCAGGCTTATCGCCAATCCAGGCTGTTATCCTACCTGCTCCACTTTATCCATTTATCCCTTAGTAAAGGAAGGGCTGATTGATCCCGGTACCATCATCATTGACGCCAAGTCCGGGACATCAGGTGCAGGAAGAGGAGCCAAGGTTGATAACTTATACTGCGAGGTCAATGAGAATATCAAGGCTTACGGTGTAGGCGTTCACCGCCACACGCCTGAAATTGAGGAACAGCTGTCATATGGGGCAGGACGTCCTGTTACCATCAGCTTTACTCCCCATCTGGTGCCAATGAACCGTGGCATTCTCATAACTGCCTATGGAACTCTTGCCAGATCTGTTTCCTATGAGGAAGTGAAGGCAGTTTATGATAAGTATTATGAAAATGAGTATTTTGTCAGGGTGCTGGAAAAGGATGTGGTTCCCCAGACCAAGTGGGTGGAAGGAAGCAATTTTGTGGATGTAAACTTTAAGATCGATCCAAGGACGAACCGGGTGGTCATGATGGGCTCCATGGAT